A portion of the Polaribacter cellanae genome contains these proteins:
- a CDS encoding RNA polymerase sigma factor: MDTASLFNYNENLKKNGNESFFFKEKKVINGVSDLQLWQEFKSGSESAFATIYKNHAAKLYSYGLKLVRNEDLVKDSIQDLFVDIWNSKDKLANVTSIKGYLYKSIRRKLIREATKQRKFFDNTKDISNLLSSTPSAEFNLIEKQHFDRDCKILKKHIATLSQKQKEIIHLKFYANLSYEDIMEVMSLDKKATYNLMSRTVKILRKQMKFSLIFLMLLFSF, from the coding sequence ATGGATACTGCATCTTTGTTTAACTATAATGAAAACTTAAAAAAAAATGGAAATGAATCATTTTTTTTTAAGGAAAAGAAAGTTATAAATGGTGTCTCAGATTTACAATTATGGCAAGAGTTTAAATCTGGAAGTGAGTCTGCATTTGCTACAATATATAAAAACCACGCAGCAAAACTATATAGCTATGGTTTAAAACTGGTAAGAAATGAAGATTTAGTAAAAGATTCTATACAAGATTTATTTGTTGATATTTGGAACTCTAAAGATAAATTAGCAAATGTAACTTCTATAAAAGGATATTTATACAAATCAATTAGAAGAAAATTAATAAGAGAAGCTACAAAGCAAAGAAAGTTTTTCGATAATACTAAAGATATAAGTAATCTGTTAAGTTCAACACCATCTGCAGAGTTTAACCTTATTGAAAAGCAACATTTTGATCGTGATTGTAAAATATTAAAAAAACATATTGCTACTTTATCGCAAAAGCAAAAAGAAATTATTCATTTAAAATTTTATGCCAACTTAAGTTACGAAGATATAATGGAGGTAATGTCTTTAGATAAAAAAGCCACCTACAACTTAATGTCTCGAACAGTAAAAATTCTTCGTAAACAAATGAAATTTTCTCTTATTTTTCTAATGCTCTTATTTTCTTTTTAA
- a CDS encoding FecR family protein, with protein MKYNYFGVEDFIKDEYFQKWILSTDEMTDNFWENWLLKHPNKKDDVAEAKRFILLMNFNPDEFSDTDFNTTWQNIIEKRDYVNKKSSPKFYILKVAALLVLFLNLGYFLLNQKTTKKAHAKIIIPNKSITLKLENGTTKVIKENINTSLENSKGKVFGNQKGNELIYKKEIEKEKIAYNTLTVPYGKRFKVKLSDGTIVHLNSGTSLKYPVNFIKGQDRLVFLENGEAYFEVAKDKEHPFVVNSNQMNIRVLGTKFNVSSYPEDSSISTVLVEGSVKIYDANKTYNPKTAFLLKPNFKALWKKKTKKIEITNADVDLYTAWIYGKIIFRYITFQDMLKKLERHYNVEIIDNNKTLDNKLFAASFDIETIEDVLETLNTNYHINYTIKDNKIIIN; from the coding sequence ATGAAATATAATTATTTTGGTGTTGAAGACTTCATAAAAGATGAATATTTCCAGAAATGGATTTTATCAACAGATGAAATGACAGATAATTTTTGGGAAAATTGGTTGTTAAAACATCCAAATAAAAAAGATGACGTTGCAGAAGCTAAACGATTTATTCTTTTAATGAATTTTAACCCAGATGAATTCTCGGATACAGATTTTAACACAACATGGCAAAATATTATTGAAAAAAGAGACTATGTAAACAAAAAAAGTAGCCCTAAGTTTTACATATTAAAAGTAGCAGCATTATTGGTTTTGTTTCTTAATTTGGGTTATTTTTTGTTAAATCAAAAAACAACCAAAAAAGCTCATGCAAAAATAATTATCCCTAATAAAAGCATTACTTTAAAATTAGAGAATGGTACTACCAAAGTTATTAAAGAAAATATAAACACTTCACTTGAAAACTCTAAAGGGAAGGTTTTCGGAAACCAAAAAGGAAACGAGTTAATTTATAAAAAAGAGATTGAAAAAGAAAAAATTGCATACAACACATTAACAGTGCCTTATGGGAAACGTTTTAAAGTTAAATTATCAGACGGAACAATAGTTCATTTAAACTCTGGAACATCTTTAAAATATCCTGTAAATTTTATAAAAGGGCAAGATAGATTGGTGTTTTTAGAAAATGGAGAGGCTTATTTTGAGGTAGCAAAAGACAAAGAGCATCCTTTTGTAGTAAATTCTAACCAAATGAATATAAGGGTTTTAGGAACTAAGTTTAATGTTTCTTCGTACCCAGAAGATAGTAGTATTAGTACTGTTTTGGTAGAGGGGTCAGTGAAAATTTATGATGCAAATAAAACCTACAATCCCAAAACAGCATTTCTTTTAAAACCTAACTTTAAAGCGCTATGGAAGAAAAAAACAAAAAAGATTGAAATAACAAATGCAGATGTCGATTTATACACAGCTTGGATATATGGTAAAATTATTTTTAGGTATATAACTTTTCAAGACATGTTAAAAAAGTTAGAGCGCCATTATAATGTAGAAATTATAGACAATAATAAAACACTAGATAATAAATTATTTGCAGCAAGTTTCGATATTGAAACAATAGAAGATGTTTTAGAAACCTTAAATACTAATTATCACATAAACTATACAATTAAAGATAATAAAATAATAATTAACTAA
- a CDS encoding M13-type metalloendopeptidase → MLKKVSIFLLIIVLGCKNQLPISESLEKKQTSGVFLSYIDASIKPGDNFTAYVNGNGLQPKMVEFYKFTRSINSNIISSVISKQGSLSSDEQKIKDLYQSFINFKKRDSIGVLPLKQEFSKIDAIKTTSGLMAYFAYANIYGYEVPLKINVNNKKQILLEKGGLQLGNSRIYVNTDNKRYKNYIKNLFTKTGFFFDENTISSIVELETKLAKIHQNIDNKSSNESTVFTLNKLNNVVPKINWDRYFKEAFLSMEVKTVVSSQEYLQKLAGLIEITELSVWKSYLKWALLFKGATFLNKSIYNAYASFYGINISENFNREAVRCIKDNLQELISKKFVKTYCTDKVKKRVEDIVLNIQKAYVLRIKKLDWMSSKSKEEALDKLKKLRKIIGYVDNWTDYNDLVITPNNLYENIRQLNLFNYKQSLTRLLEDSINSNSKRFSPLIPNGYFMPSENKIWISAMLFSSPPYFTESAEEAINYGAIGAVIGHELGHAFDSNGSLYDSKGVKRDWLVKEDRQKLNKKMDTLVKQYDAYEIIPGHYVNGKETLGENLADLTGLSMAIEAYKRLRKDDIIIDGFTSLQRIFIGYASIYDNVSNNKYFLNNPQSKYPPSKFRVNGVVRNIDEFYEAFQVKPTDSLYLSPNKRLKIW, encoded by the coding sequence ATGTTAAAAAAAGTCTCGATTTTTTTGTTAATTATCGTTCTTGGATGTAAAAACCAACTACCAATATCTGAAAGTTTAGAAAAAAAACAAACTTCTGGAGTTTTTCTGAGCTATATAGACGCTTCAATAAAACCTGGAGACAACTTTACAGCCTACGTGAATGGTAATGGTTTACAACCCAAAATGGTAGAATTTTATAAATTTACAAGAAGTATAAATTCAAATATTATCAGTTCAGTTATTTCAAAACAAGGTTCTTTAAGCTCAGATGAACAAAAAATAAAAGACTTATATCAATCATTTATTAACTTCAAGAAAAGAGATAGCATAGGAGTTTTACCTCTAAAACAGGAATTTTCTAAGATAGACGCCATTAAAACAACTTCTGGTTTAATGGCTTACTTTGCATATGCAAATATATATGGGTATGAAGTTCCACTAAAAATAAATGTAAATAACAAGAAGCAAATCTTATTGGAAAAAGGAGGTTTGCAATTAGGAAATTCTAGAATTTATGTTAACACAGACAATAAAAGATATAAAAATTATATAAAAAATCTTTTTACAAAAACTGGATTTTTTTTTGATGAAAACACTATTTCATCTATTGTAGAATTAGAAACCAAATTAGCGAAAATACATCAAAATATAGATAATAAAAGTTCTAATGAATCTACTGTTTTTACATTAAATAAACTCAATAATGTAGTACCTAAAATTAATTGGGATAGATATTTTAAAGAAGCTTTTTTAAGTATGGAGGTTAAAACAGTTGTATCTTCACAGGAATATTTACAAAAACTTGCAGGCCTAATTGAAATTACAGAATTATCAGTATGGAAGAGTTATTTAAAATGGGCTCTTTTATTTAAAGGTGCTACATTTTTAAATAAGTCTATTTACAATGCTTACGCTAGTTTTTATGGAATTAATATCTCTGAAAATTTTAATAGAGAAGCAGTACGCTGTATAAAAGATAATTTACAAGAATTAATTAGCAAAAAATTTGTAAAAACATACTGTACAGATAAAGTTAAAAAGCGAGTAGAAGATATTGTTTTAAACATCCAGAAAGCTTATGTTTTAAGAATTAAGAAATTGGACTGGATGAGTAGTAAATCGAAAGAAGAAGCTCTTGATAAACTTAAAAAACTTAGAAAAATTATAGGTTATGTTGATAATTGGACAGATTATAATGATTTAGTAATTACGCCTAACAACTTGTATGAAAATATTAGGCAACTTAATTTATTTAACTATAAACAAAGCCTTACTAGGTTGTTAGAAGATAGTATTAATAGTAACTCAAAAAGATTTTCACCATTAATACCCAATGGTTATTTTATGCCGAGTGAAAATAAAATATGGATTTCTGCGATGCTATTTAGTAGCCCTCCTTATTTTACAGAATCAGCAGAAGAAGCCATAAATTATGGAGCTATCGGTGCTGTAATAGGTCATGAACTTGGTCATGCTTTTGATTCTAATGGGAGTTTATATGACAGTAAGGGTGTTAAAAGAGATTGGTTAGTAAAAGAAGATAGGCAGAAGCTTAATAAAAAAATGGATACCCTTGTAAAACAGTACGATGCATATGAGATAATACCAGGTCATTATGTAAACGGAAAAGAAACACTAGGAGAAAATTTAGCCGATTTAACAGGGTTAAGTATGGCAATAGAAGCATATAAAAGATTACGTAAAGATGATATTATTATTGATGGTTTTACATCTTTACAACGTATTTTTATTGGCTATGCATCAATTTATGATAATGTTAGCAATAATAAGTATTTTTTAAACAACCCCCAAAGTAAATATCCTCCATCCAAATTTAGAGTAAATGGTGTAGTAAGAAATATAGACGAATTTTATGAAGCTTTTCAAGTAAAACCTACTGACTCTCTTTATCTTTCCCCTAATAAGAGACTTAAAATATGGTAA
- a CDS encoding RagB/SusD family nutrient uptake outer membrane protein, whose amino-acid sequence MKTYIYSVLFIFLLSCSKDYLDIVPKGFVMLTKVEDYRLMLDQIDRKGDSNGFFYCSDNDQYLSDEVKITDDYNKVSPSRYNRKSINQYLWKDNSVEINQNFRDLDWDALFNQIYISNIVINGVLGAKGKVKIKEQLLAEAKTHRAYAYLVLVNLYSKHYNPTTSNADLGVPLLTEAILEGSLKRATVQQTYDFILEDLKTSIKALPDFPEWNHRPSKASVYALLARTYLYMGDFNKALTFSNKSLTIYSSLINYTQLPATSIVSLYPNLVSFPTYHENTEVLLAKGRLSVAYLPTELSDTHLALFDTANDIRYKGVFAKDFVAPSFITVAFDGQLGQGIRLIGPSVPEMMLTKAECLARQGDITAPIDIVNDLRKKRIENVVDLGYPATSNEALRIVKDERRREFTNKGLRWYDIKRYNVYDNANITLTRTYKGETQTLAPGDNRWVFPIAKIYTSLNPELEPNP is encoded by the coding sequence ATGAAAACATATATATATTCAGTCTTATTTATATTCTTACTTTCTTGTAGTAAAGATTATTTAGACATTGTTCCAAAAGGATTTGTAATGCTTACTAAAGTCGAAGATTATAGGTTAATGTTAGACCAGATAGACAGGAAAGGTGATTCAAATGGTTTTTTTTATTGTAGTGATAATGACCAATATTTATCGGACGAGGTAAAAATAACAGATGATTATAACAAAGTTTCTCCTTCGAGATATAATCGTAAGTCTATAAACCAATATTTATGGAAAGATAATAGTGTGGAAATAAATCAGAACTTTAGAGATTTAGATTGGGATGCGCTATTCAACCAAATATACATTAGTAACATTGTTATTAACGGAGTTCTAGGTGCAAAAGGTAAAGTTAAAATAAAAGAACAACTATTAGCGGAAGCAAAAACTCACCGAGCTTATGCGTATTTAGTTTTAGTTAATTTGTATAGTAAGCATTATAACCCAACAACTTCCAATGCAGATTTAGGCGTTCCTTTATTAACAGAAGCTATTCTTGAAGGTTCTTTAAAACGAGCAACTGTTCAACAAACTTATGATTTTATTTTAGAGGATTTAAAAACTTCTATTAAAGCTTTACCAGATTTTCCAGAATGGAACCATAGGCCATCAAAAGCATCGGTCTATGCTCTCTTAGCTAGAACATACTTGTATATGGGCGATTTTAATAAAGCACTTACTTTTTCTAATAAGTCTTTAACCATTTATTCATCGTTAATAAACTATACCCAATTACCTGCAACTTCAATTGTTTCTTTATATCCGAACTTAGTGAGTTTTCCGACATATCATGAAAACACTGAAGTTTTATTAGCTAAAGGAAGGTTGTCAGTTGCATATTTGCCAACCGAACTTAGCGATACGCATTTGGCTCTTTTTGATACTGCAAATGATATAAGATATAAGGGGGTTTTTGCTAAAGACTTTGTAGCTCCTAGTTTTATTACGGTGGCTTTTGATGGCCAATTAGGGCAAGGTATTAGATTAATTGGCCCAAGTGTTCCAGAAATGATGCTAACAAAAGCAGAATGTCTTGCTAGACAAGGAGACATTACTGCACCCATAGATATAGTTAACGATTTACGAAAAAAAAGAATTGAGAATGTTGTCGATTTAGGATACCCTGCAACTAGTAACGAGGCTTTAAGAATTGTAAAAGATGAAAGAAGAAGAGAATTTACCAATAAAGGACTGAGGTGGTATGACATAAAAAGATATAACGTTTACGACAATGCCAATATTACATTAACCAGAACGTATAAAGGAGAAACACAAACCCTGGCTCCAGGAGATAATAGATGGGTGTTTCCTATCGCAAAAATATATACATCTTTAAATCCAGAATTAGAACCTAATCCTTAA